The nucleotide sequence ACTtgtacaccacaagagggcgcacttAGAGTGACGTCCACTATTAACCATACTGTGTGATcttttgaaaaatgttttaatttaaaataatttaaattttaattcagtttgtGTGAACTGTTTGgccttaattattataatttttttacttatgaaTAACTTGTTAGTTAAGATTGTGCTGCAAGATGAGTTATAAACATGTTCATCTGTCGTTTATTGTGAAACGTTAGCTAAAACGAAGCTGTAAAAGAAACTTCAAACCTTGTAAATGTATGTACGAGTTGAGGGCGTGGCTGTCTCTATACCAGAGCATGACAGGCTAATctacgaagaaaaaaaaaatggttaaacaGTAATTTTATTGCCTTTTATGGTCATAGAgctactataaaaaaaaaaaaacacagaacagacCATGACAGGATTAGCCATTAGCATCAAACTAACTACAAGCGATGTTGTCTTTAATGTCTATAAAATGTTATGACATAtgacaggccacgcccacatgCTACGCAAAAATTGTCAATTTGTTAACGTCAACGCAGAGTCAAAAGGTCAGTCTGAAAAGCGCGTCCCAGTTACGGGATTTAAAGACCCGCATGAGGCCAAGACAGAACCGTTTCCGTCAGACGCCGAGAAAAGAGAGGAGCCACGCCCGCTGCGGGAGGGGCGGAGCCCGCCCACTGTGAGATGGGCGGAGCCAGGCCCACTGTGAGATGGGCGGAGCCAGGCCCACTGTGAGACACCTTCAATCTGAATGGGGTTTCAGGTTTAATGATGGATGTCAGAGCGACCGAGAGTAAAATAGCAGCTGCACAAACACTCGGCCTCAGTGAGATCAGCACcaggagtctctctctctctctgtctctctctctgtctctgcggCGTCCTCATATGAAAACAGCTCTCCATTCACTACAGTTCCATCTCTCACACAGTCGACACATGTCGTGTCAGCTCTCAGTGcctttctgtacattttttttatgtaaatctttttttttttctttacatcacAAGTTTTTACGATTGAATCTGCCCGTGTGTTTTGCTCGAcgtaataaacaaacaaacgtaaaataaaaatcaaccaCATGATTAAACGTCCATAATGGAATAAATACAAGAGGACCAGCCTCTGGTAAAGaccatggacacacacacacacacacacacactatgtcaCAAAATCAGCATGTAGTGATAGGGGTCCAGTGAATGCGGAAAAGCAAGTgtgcactgtgtatgtgtgtgtgtgtgtgtgtgtgtgcgtgcgtgagtgAGCGAGAGTGTGTTAAGTCAGCCTAGCTTGACTGCAAGTTCTTTTGTTTAAGCACCACGCAAATAAATTAAGTACAAATGGCTCCCAAGTCTGGCCACTATATTAGTTTAAACTGGTGTCGAGGTAGCTAgaggaaccacacacacacacacacacacacacacacgctgaagacaaactgtaaacaaactgtATATAAGAGTGTTAGCAAAGCAGCTCAGCTAGCCAGCAACGAATGAAAGCAAGCCTTGCCTAATTATTAGCTAGTTAGCATGTTGACATTActagcaaaactaaaaaaaaataataaaaaggacTTTAAATATACTGAATCAGCTGTGTTTTGCATAGCTCTCCCctatgtcacacacacacacaggtacacgaACACGTACACAATGCTAGTGCATGCTCTGTACAGAACGTAAGCACATATAGATGGCTGTATGTAAATCAAGAGCCACAATAGACGCGGCTCTGTGCTAACGCCGCGAGCAGGTGTGCATCCAGCAGAGGGTTTGCATAGCCTCGTTAGCTTTTTTAGTGCACTCCAGCATGACCTCAGCTTTTCCatagatattttttaaacctaTGCTAATGCCACGCGTCAcatcaggatgtgtgtgtgtgtgtgtgtgtattgctcCAGCGCGTAAACCTCAAACAAACGAGTCTGACGAAAAAACTTCTGCAGTAGTTTGGCAGGCAGGTGGCGAGTTGTTACCTCACGAGGgaaaggacaaacacacacacacacactcaaacacactcacacacactcactcacactcactcacactcacacactaatcTGTTAGATATATTTGCTAATTGTTTGTACTGCATTCCTGTAATCAGTGCATCGTGAGTCATTCTGTTAGACTCCGCACAGAATCCAGCTGCGCGTGGTTTTCGTTTTCCAAAAGGAATGAAAAGTTCTTCTGCGATGAcgactagctagctagctttgcTAACTAGTAAGCTTGCTAGTTTACGCATTCCAGTTGTAAACACTTAGACTCCACTCTCACTGTAGTGGCGTCCGAAGATAGAAGACccggcacttttttttttttctgaagatgGGCGTggtcagaatgggaaaaaaaaagaaaaaaagtggctGAAATCACGAgtttaaaaaagatgaaaagaaacaggtcctctttgttttttttgtgttgttttttcacGGGTGTCATGCTGATCAGATCCGAGGAATGTTTACAAAAAGGGAgcgtaaagaaaaacaaaagggaTCGAAACGTGGCGGAGGCTCAGTGAGGAATCAGAATTAGCGGAGAGTCCTGAAAGGCGTTTCAGATGTTTGGAGATGGTTCTTTGAGGAGGGCAAGAGAACCAATGGAGCTGCTCCGCTCGATGTGACCGAGCGAGAGAGCCGGAGTGAGAGCGGTTTAATAGTCGGCGATGGGGGTGAGGTCTCGACTCAGAGTGACAGTGATGTTGGTGTAGAGACTCCTCCGGGACACCAGGGGGGAGTAGTTCAGGTTGTTCAGACCGTCCAGTTTCTGTCTCTCCTTAGAGTGGCGAAGTAACTTGTACCTGAGAACGTAAAACACACTGGTCATGTGTCAGGAAGCGGAAAAGCacacaaagtgtttaaaattataatgattttctttataaagaatttttatatttaacactttattattttttttttatattttttattaataataaagacaTTCATAGTtatgacaaaaaatatattcttttaaaaaattaaaaactttatttaactcTAATATTAGTCTGAGTTGGTAAAAGAAATTGTCTAATGATCgagtaaatgacaaaaaaaatcagtaatgtttttaaaaaagcaataattAACTGCGcatacacatttaaaactttattttttttaatttacttgttactctatatttaaaatatctaactaaaagataataaataaataaataaataaaaatcctgaaaaaaataCCAGTTGTTTACTGTCTGTAAATCTGAagcaattaaagaaaaacaaataaacaaacaaacaaaaaacatactaaACTAAAACccaataaaaagaacaaaaaaaagacaaaaaaagttaaaataaccAATCATCACATGCCaaacatttcaatttttttagctaaataaaataattttgcacACAGCCGTGCCGATCTACTTCACCGCTACGGGTTAAAGGTTTCTGCTttttcccacttttttttttttattgttttaatgaaaTGCAAATGAAACGAACCCTGAAGTCACTCGTCTTAATCACCTTCATTGTGTTTCAGCATCTTAAACCTCCAGTGCGGCACAATTTagtgtttctttttctccctgatttttaaaataaatccattAACGAGTTTTATTGAGGAAGAATAAGAACGAATGCGAGCTGCGTTTATCTTCTGCATCAGAGTTCAGTTCTGTTTATGCAGCGTgaaaatcataatcataaaaatatgtaaataattgaTCAGAATTAGTTTGATAAGTTTCTCTAACTGAACAGTTTAAAAGTCAGATCCTGGAACCGTCTCCGCCCACGTAACCAAAGCAAACTGTAAGTGCAAaagtttccacacacacacacacacacacacacacacacacaaacacacacatacaccaacatatacacacacacacacacacacacacacacacacacacatacacacacacatacacacacacacacccatggaAAGGCCTTTAACATTCCTCATAAGCAACATGAATTCCTGGAAGCTTCTCAAAGTTAAAACTCAAAATATGAGGGAAAATACAACAGACCCGACTAGAAGATAAAGGcgcggtgcaaacgttttaatgAACGCTGCACGTCTATAAACGACCAGCCgtgatattttttaaagaatatttaaacAACGTGTAAAAAAAGGGAAGTAAACAGATAAGACTTGAatttaatgtttcactgttttgtttttcttttttactgatTCTCAGAGGATTTAgacattatatattttctaaacAGAAATTAGAATCAATGAAGCACACAtataattcacacacacacacacacacacacactgactttcttaaactttttctttctttcttgtttatttttttaacctttaaattgattttattcttttatcttgattttctttcctcttttcttcttgtatgtttctttctttcttagtcGTCCTTTTCTCCTtaatttttctctttccttcctgatttttctttcacaagtttctttctatctttctttatttctcattctctatgtttaatatttaacctgtttttttttctctttttaattattaattctgtcacttgttaattttttctttctgtatttttcctTTAATGTTTCTCTTTCCTCATATTTTTCTTGCTATTTCCATAAATCTTCCTTTTGATCccttctttcttctttatttttacctattaaattatttttgaacTCTTGATTcactttttccctttttgattattctttttcttccctTAATCTGTCTTTAGttaattctttttcttattttctgatAAATTTCTTTCACTCCTTATTTTTTCATAcacttgctttcttttttctgctTCTCTGTCTTTCATTATCTTAATAAAACTTCTACCCTTACCCTTAAATTACCCTTTTTGAAGATCTTgatgttttctctttctttttcttttcatttcctgTTCCTCTCTTGGTATTTCTGTCTTCCTGATAATgatctttctttcatttttgttttctttatgttCTAAAAGTTTCTTACTAATATTTTTTCTCCATCTTGATTCTTTTCTCTTCTATTTTTGGGCtcttaaatgtttctttttctggttttgttatttcttcttttctagtcatttcttttctttctttctctttttcctttcctgGTTTTCCTGCAACCTTTTGAAAAAGCTAGGTTGAGGTTCAGAATAAACGTTTGATCAGCATTGTAGTTATCTGTaatcccctcacacacacacacacacgcacgcacgcacgcacacacacacggggctGTGTGTAAAATGGGATGTGATTTCTCCAGTACAGCGATGTGGTTTCCCTCACCTGCCCAGGAACTGCACCTCTCCCCGGTGGTGGTGAGGGATGGACCTGTAGCGACCAATGTCACCTGAAGGTCGACTCACTGCGTAGCCGGTGTATTCCaccctgtcacacacacacacacacacacacacacacaggcatgaaATCACACAATGTCACACACTGTTTATTAatacagaacatttttttttgcacaaataataaaaattaaagaacaaaaaacaatcagGATCCAGtgactttatttctttaactctGAACTCATCTTTTGGAATTATTCCTCACAATTTAACTTTACCaactttatttttcataattctCACCTTAATTCCCAAATTTTGTAcaacatttattacaaatctgaCCTTATTTCCCGTAATTAAGGCTTTGTTTCTCTGGAATTCCCTCCTTACCCGTACAATTCCGtctttatttatcaaaattctGACTTTACTGTTTACAATTGTGACTTTTTCatcatttacaaaaaattaattctgctttttttccttccgCAGTGCCGAAAACCCGGCGCTTCCGTGCCATAATCAGAGATCCAGTGATTAGAATACAGGTGTGTttttaatctaataaactttGTAGAAGGTGGGCGGAGTTTGGGCGTGGCTTGTGGTCTCACCTGTTCCAGAGGTCATCGTCCTCGCCCCCCCAGCCCCAGAATGCATTGGGAAAACCGTTGATCTTCTGAAACTGCTGAGCGGTGAGACCACTCACGCCCCCAAAAAACTCTTCATACGGCAAACTGgaggagaaacacacacaccgacacacacacacacacacaccgacacacacacacacacacacaccgacacacacacatcaacacactCGAAAACCAAAGGAAATAACAGAACcataccatgtgtgtgtgtgtgtgtgtgtgtgtgtctgtgtgtgtgtgtttgcttgctCACAAGTAGGAGTACTTGTCGAGTTTGACGGCGAAGTGCCGCGGCATTTCACTGCAGCCGTAGTAATTGCGGTCGCTTTCCAGAATGTGATCGACGTCGTGGAAGATGAGGCAGTCCCACTGCACGTCCTTCATCGCCTCCTTAAAGCCCACGTTGAAGAGCATGGCGCGATTAAAGGGCTCGTCTCCCGCCTgccgcacacacatacacacacacacacacacacacacacacacacacacacagtgtaagtGATAATgataaaacacagacacttgGTTCTGACATAACACTCTTCCcagaatttacacacacacacacacacacacacacacacacacacacacagtaaagttgttttttaactctttaaacttattattgttcatttttcactttactgtttctttctctcctcaTCGTTTCCTTTCTTACTATTTCTATCCATCTTCCTTCTGATCCCTCCTTCCTTGTTTATTTTGtaccttttaaaactttttttaaactcttgattcactttcttttttccttcttgtttatcctttttctcctctttagttcattcttttcatttctttcttgatgtatttcttttattctccATTTTTCCCatactctttctttttttctgcttctctGTCTTTTATTATCTTAACaaatttcctttcctttttcttttttaaaagacttttaggtttccccccctttttttttaatgaattaaattcatttgtttcaCTCTTGgtatttttgtctttctttctgatGATCTTCCTTCCTCATGTCCTGATCTAATATGTTTGTATTATTTCCTGATCcttttctctccctttcttttgttcctaaatatttctttttcatattttgttatttcttCTTTCCTAGCCATTTCTTTAcggaaatgttcttttttttcttttttcttttctggttTTACTACAATCTTTTCCACTTGAATCATTCGCTCCACCCGTCTCTTTCTTTGTTtacttctctctttctttcaaaaCAATCTGAGCGAGTGGACAGGAGACAGGGCCCGTCCCCGCTCGTCTTATGAGGCTGCGAGCGCGGGACGGCGGTACGAGGCGAGTCTGGTCTTTCTCACCTGTTCGATGACGTAGAAGCCGAACTGGAGCCGCTGTCTCTGCAGCACTGGGACGAGGTGTCGCAGGAGAATGGGCAGATGCTCGTGGCGGTTTCGGAAAGGCACCAGGATGGCCACCTGGGGGAAGGAAACATCAATTCTAACATTTTCCTTTTCACCGCAGAATCTCCACAAACAATCGTTCCAGCACAgtaacttttactttttcagtttctccttgtttccatggtaacactGAGAGATTACAGGCTTACAGAGGTCGAGGTATTACAGCCTGACACAcaactcagtgtgtgtgtgtgtgtgtgtgtgtgtgtgtgtgtgtgtgcaagtggaggaaaaaataaatccatcagTCCTGTTTGATGTTCCAGTCGAGGCAGTTTGCATAACGCTGTCTGCTCGTGTTCTCGCCTCGGGTTCTGAGCAGCTGCTGAACCGACGTGAGGACAGCGCAGAACCACAGCAGATCGTTTCCTCACACTCACACCACTCCGTCTGGACTTACTGAGACGAATTATGAATACTGTCCCTCTAAGGAACCCTTAAAGAACCCTACAGCAGAGTTTCACTATTAGAACTTAGAAAGCTAAAAATGTGAAGGTGTTTAATGCAGAGATTCActcagatggatggatggatggatgattggaTGGATGCGATAATAGAAAGTAACTTCGAAGGCTGACAGGTGGAGAGAGGGATGAAGAAAGATACACAAAGGAATATTAAAACTGGACGAGATGATTTAAAGCCAGTCAAGTTGATGAcatcatggatggatggatgagggCACAGATGAAGGGACAAATGGATGGATACATAAAGGGATCGATAAAAGAATTTCTTTTTGAGCAGATGGACAGAGGGACGGATGAGATAATGGACAGATagttggatagatagatggctTTGCTAATAAAAACAAAGCTGACAGATTGAGAATGGGTAAAAGAACAATGAACTTATGAAGGGATAAAACAATTTGAAGGATGACTGTATGGAgagatagatgaatggatggacagAGTTACTGATGTGCGGGATGAGTGGATAAATGGATGGGCAGATTTAAAGGTCTGATGGTGATTAAAGTTGTTAGATGTAttacagatggatggatggacaaatAGATGAAAGGCTGCATGAATGcctgaatggatggatagatagttGGATGTGATAACAGAAGAGAATATAAAGGTTGATGTTAGAGCGAGGGATGAAGAAAGGTAGATGAATGCACATCAGATCAGatgattagatagatagatagatagagagatttAGAGACGGATGAGTGGATGTGATCATAAGAAATGACAAAAGAGTGTGATGGGTCTAAAGATGGTTAGATGGACGAATGGATGGATAAAGTGCTGGTGCTGGGATGGACAGGAGACTGGGTGGAAGGGGCGGGAACCTGAAGAAAGGATAGGGTGAAtggtagagagagagataaagagattgAGGGATGAGGTCATGGACGTACTTTCCAGCGTGGGATGCAGTCGTGGGGTTTCCAGTGGCCTCCGAGGCGGATAGTGGAGTCAGATTTCAGCAAATTCTGCTCCACTTTCTTGAGAGAAATCTCACTCATATCCACCTTCAGCCTGCcccctgaaagagagagagagagagagagagagagagagagagataatgtgTTAATAATACACAGTAACTCTCTCTCACATGGtgagaaaatattttaagctgAAATGAACTGCAGTGTGAAGAGGAACGTACTCATAGAGGGCAGTTTCTCAGGGCAGACGTTGGTGGGCAGGTAAGTGAACCCCTCGGGCAGGTAGGGAGTGGGCGGGGCAGCCGTTTCACTCACGTTAAAGTCATACTGGTagtctacagagagagagagagagagaattaaaaaagaagaagaaaaaaccccTAAGCATCATCAAACTTAGACATTAAACAAACATGTTACAatattttgcttcttttttttttacagttaaaagcagggttagggttagtttAACCTTTAAACAGTACAATTCTAATGaaaataaactgttttaacataaaaacaaattacattttcacttttttttttttaagttttgtctCTCACTTGATTTGTGCTcgtcagggttgccagatcatacTGACATAATCCCCCCTAGGAAATTCTGAAACCTCATCCACTCCATAAAATAATagcacttataataataataataataataataataaaatttatagaACTGGTTTAACCTCTAAACAGACtttaattatatacacacactttattttcattaaaattagCCTCATTTTTTATAACAGCTGCTCAAATCATATTTTTCCAGCGTAAGatgataaaaagaaaactaGGTACTgaaaaaaatggacaaattTTGCCACACTGTGTACTCAGCGTTTTTTATACAGTGTGACAACTGGAAGAATGTTGACTCTGATTAGCTGTTTCAGATTGGACCGTGAAACAaggataaaaaaaggaaaaaaacaatagtgTTCACATCatcaaaaaagaggaaaaaagtatTGCCTTAACTCATTTAAAGCAAATTAAGTacagaatgtatttattttaagattgtATTTATACGTTGGACATCCTGAGAGttgtttcactcctcctccaaacgttcagtttcagtgtctatggACATGAGCTGCTGCTGAGCGAAATGGGTGGGGGAGGAACTCTTCTTATATGACATCATATTAGGGGACAAAACCAATTGGCTTGTTTGAACCCCAGCAGATAAATGAGGAAATACAaggaatgttgttgttttttctcacatttttgtttgtactcaCACACTAGAGACACGTCTGAAAGATTAAACATGACTAGAACGTGAACTGTGCATGATAGGTGTCCTTTAAAAATGACTCGCATTGAGAGTTATCTAAGTTCTGTACATAATGAATGATCTGAAGAAAGATCCGATCCGTGATCCGATCCGAACCCTGAGGTTTGTGATTGATCCGATGTAACGGCTTTGTTGTCATGGTTACTAT is from Clarias gariepinus isolate MV-2021 ecotype Netherlands chromosome 22, CGAR_prim_01v2, whole genome shotgun sequence and encodes:
- the b4galt5 gene encoding beta-1,4-galactosyltransferase 5, which translates into the protein MPLQMRFRRSFLGLLFLFSLSTSALYFIYSAPGIVNEYVYKAQARGMQLRENVRNIGAQVLEQVVRSAYSINGTDYQYDFNVSETAAPPTPYLPEGFTYLPTNVCPEKLPSMRGRLKVDMSEISLKKVEQNLLKSDSTIRLGGHWKPHDCIPRWKVAILVPFRNRHEHLPILLRHLVPVLQRQRLQFGFYVIEQAGDEPFNRAMLFNVGFKEAMKDVQWDCLIFHDVDHILESDRNYYGCSEMPRHFAVKLDKYSYFLPYEEFFGGVSGLTAQQFQKINGFPNAFWGWGGEDDDLWNRVEYTGYAVSRPSGDIGRYRSIPHHHRGEVQFLGRYKLLRHSKERQKLDGLNNLNYSPLVSRRSLYTNITVTLSRDLTPIADY